The sequence CTGAGCCAGCGACCACGGACCGGGTCCAGCCAGAAGCCGACGTCGTTACGGTTACGACGTCCCTTGTTGCCCCGGTTGATGACGCGGACCGTGGCGGTGTCGCCGTACACGAGTTCGGCCAGCGAGCGGCCGTCTCTGACCACATCGGCCTGCATCCGGCCCGAGCGGGTGCCGTGGGTGCTGAAGCGGTAGCTGGTGAGGAGCTCGAACCCGGCCCGGCGTCGCTCCTCCTCGTCGGAGGAGATGCGCTCGCGGCGGATGGTGTGCACGGTCTGCAGGTGCATGAGGCCGCCCAGGGAGCCCCCCAGTTCGGCACCGCACTCCTCGCATCGGTCGACGCCCGCCTCGCGGGCGTGCCAGTAGCGGCAAGCGCCACAGATACGGGCTTCGGCGGTTGCCACCTCGCCCGACTCTCCGGCCGGGACCTGGATGCTGGCCACCTGGTAGCGCTGGCCCTCGTGGTAGATCAACGCACCCGGACCGAACTCGCCGATCGCGATGAACCGGGGGCGCTGCACGTAGCTGCCACGCTGCTTGCGGCCGGGGATGTAGGCGGCGAGCGGGAGCCGGGGGAACGAGTAGCCGGGGAGGAATCCCTCGGAGGCGAAGTAGCGGTAGGTGTAGAAGTCACTGAACTGCTGCTCGGTGTCCTCGTTCTTGAGCAGCCGTATCTGGTTCTCGGCCTGGAGACGGCGGCCCTGTGCCCGCTGACGGGCCTGCGGCGTGGAGGCGTGATCCAGGACGCGGCGGTTCTGCTCGGCCTGCTCGGCGATCGCCGCCCGGTACAGGTCGCGCCACCGGCCGCAGGCGGCGTCGAACTTTTCAGCCGCCCCGAGCACCTTCCGCTCGACCCAGCCCTCGTCCCACCAGGTGGTCCTGTCCAGCCGCTCGGTCTTCGCGATGGTGTCGAGCATGCGCCGGGCACGCGGTACGGCCCGGCGGCGCGCGCTGTCGTCGGCAAGCTGGATCCGGATGTGCTCGTGCAGGGGCAGCCTGTCCAGGCGTGAGATGTCGATCACGTCGGCCATCTGGCTGTGCAGTTGCGCGCCCGTCTCCGCCAGCCAGATGGCGTGGACGTGGGAGAGGATCAGATCCTCGTTGGTCAGGTCGAGCCGGGGCGGCTGGACGCTCCCGGCGACCATCAGGCGGCTGCGCCGGAAATAGTACTGGTCGTGCGAGCTACCGGTGGAGCAGTAGGTGGTGATGAGGGCCGGCTGGCCGCTCCGCCCTGCCCGGCCGGAGCGCTGGGCGTAGTTGGCGGGGGTCGGCGGCACGTTGCGCATCGCCACCGAGTTGAGGGTGGCGATGTCGACTCCGAGCTCCATCGTGGGCGAGCAGTAGAGCAGGGGAAGCTCGCCGTCGCGGAACAGCCGCTCACGCTCCTGACGATCCTCGGCTCGCACCTGGGCGGTGTGCTCGGCCGCGTGAATGCCCGCGAGCCCGGACGCGACCTCCGCGTAGAGGTCGCGGAAGAACGTGCTGACCCGGGTGCCGACCTCCGGATCCACTGTCTTCCGGATCGGGTCGGGGGCGCCCGTGGTGCCGTCTCCGGCTCGCCAGATCAGCTCGGAGGACCTGAGACGGTAGCCCTTCGTCCCGTCGCGCCCTTCTTGGACCTCGGTGAGCAGGCCGTACTTCTCCAGGACCCACAGGAGGTCGACGATGATCTCTTGAGCGTCGTCGACCGTGAGCCTGTGCCCATAGTTGGGGAACATTCCCGCGCGGCGGAGATAGCTGCCGAGACCGGACCGGCCGGTGAAGTTGACCCTGTCGCGGCTCTCACCCGGACGCCCCGACCGGGCGAACACGGTGCGGGCGCTGTCGCGGTTCCCGCCCTCGGCGAGTGCCCAGGCCCCGGTGAGATTCTGGTCGCTCTGCTTCTGGATCCGTTCGAAGCCCTCGGGCGTGAGCTCGTCCACGTCGACGGCGAGCGCCCGCCGCATCTCGTCCAGCACGAGGCGGGCCAGCTCGGCCCTATGAGCGGGCTCGTCGGTGCGCAGCGCGGGATGGGTGCGTTCCCAGTGCTCGGTGTCGGCGGCGATCTCGTCGAGTGCCACGTAGTCGAAGCGGAGCAGCCCGGTCTGCTCCAGGTTCGGCATGGTAATACGCCAGCCGCGCTCCAGGTCGAGGTAGATGAGGTAGGAGAGGACCCCGCGGAACGCCTTGAGGACGGCCTCCTTCTGGCCGAACTTCACCTCCGGGTTGCGGGCGAAGGCCTCAAGCGGCAGGTTCATCACCTTCGCCACCCGCTGGGCCACCTCGTCGTGGCGCAGCCCTTCCTCACCCGCGGCTCGCGCCGCACGGTAAAGAGCACCACGGAGCTGGGTGACCTGGACGAAGTCGTTCAGGTGTCCCGCCTGAAGGCTGGCATCCTGCCGGTTGTCGACGAAGGTGAGCAACTTGCGGGCCTCGTCATCGAGCCGGCCCTTCTCGTTCTGCTCACGGAGGCTCCGCACGATGCTCGCGCTGATGATCGACACGGCCGAGCTGCGGCCCTCGGTCGCGAAGGTGGCCAGCTTGGCGAAGTCCCGTCCCCGGCTCTGCTCATAGGACACCCGGCAGCGCAGGCAGAAACGGAACGGCGAGGGCACGTACCAGGCGTGGATGCCCTCACCGGCGGGGACCTCGGAACCACCGGGGCCGAGCCACACCTCGCGGGGGAGCCGGTCGCTCAGCGACGGGCGCACCTGCGTGCGGCCGTCGGCGGCCGGCTCCAGCCAGGAGTCCGGCAGCCTGCCCTCCCCCACCGGATCGACCGGCCAGGGATGCTCGGTGCTGATGTAGAGGTAGCCGTTGACCGTGTCGCCGCCGGGCACGTTCGCTTCCTGGCGGGCGCTGTAGCGCTCGCCTTTCTCCCTTGCGACGACCAGGTAGTCCTGTCCGCACTCCCGGCAGAAGGCGAGGGGCAGCAGGATCTTCTCCCGCTGGCCCGGGACGCTGACCTGGTACTGGCTGGTGATGTGACGCTCGGCCTCGGGCTCCAGGCTGACGTAGGTGGTGTCGCCCTTCGAGAGGAACTGGTGGAGGCGGAACGCGAACAGCGGCCGTCCGGTCTCCGGGTGCGGTGCCCGCGCCCCCTCCTGGAGAAGCCGTTCGATCGCACCCGCGCACTCGACCTCGGGCCGGCCTGTGACATCGGTCAGAGCCTTGGCGGTCTCGGCGACCTTCTCGGGGCGGCGCCGGACCAACCGGTCGCTTCCCGGCTCGGCCTCCAGGCCGAATTCCGACTCGATCCAGATCGCCAGGGCGTCGTCGGCCAGCTCCGCGTAAGACCGGCCACTGCCGGCCTTCGCCATGCTGATGACAAGCTCGGCGGAGGTCGGGGCCTTGTCGCTCGTCGCACGGATGAGAGTCTCACCGATCACCCGGTCAGGGCTGACGTCGGTGCCGAACAGGCGGGTGGCGACCTCGGCCACCACCGTCTGCGCCTCGGCGAAGGTCTTGGTGGTCGCCATCGTGGCCGAGGTGCCCACGCACTGCAGGTCCGGCGTGTCGCAGGCGTCCCGTAGACGCCGTACGAGCAGTGCCACGTCGGCACCCTGGCGGCCCCGGTAGGTGTGCAGCTCGTCCAGCACGAGAAAGCGCAGGCCCTGCGCCGCCCCGATCAGATCCCTGCGCTCATCGGGCCTGGTGAGCAGGTATTCCAGCATCACGTAGTTGGTGAGCAGGATGTCCGGCTTACGGGCGAGGATACGGTTGCGCTTCTCCTCGCTCTCCTGCCCGGTGTAACGGTCGAAGCTGACCGGACGCGCGTCCTTGGGGAGTCCCCATTCGAGGAATCGCTCCAGCTCGTGAAGCTGGCTGTTGGCCAGCGCATTCATCGGATAGACGACTATCGCCTTGACCCGGCCGGGGTCGGGGTCACGGAGAACGGAATCGACGATCGGGACCATGTAGGCGAGGCTCTTGCCGGAGCCCGTCCCGGTGGTCAGGACGTAGCTACCGCCGTCGCGGGCCGCCTCGACCGCCTCGCGCTGGTGGCGGTGGAGCGAGAGGGATCGATCCCCTGGATCGTTCCCATCGGTCTTGATTCTGAAGAGACGCTCGCACATCGGGTGCAGCAGCCCCGCTCCGACCAGCTCGGAGACCGTTCCCCCACCGGCGAAGCTGGGATTCAGCGAGACCCATGGATGCGGCCATCGCACGCGAGCCTCTCGCTCGTCTTCCAGGTGCCGGGCGATGCGGTCGTCGCGGACGTGCACGAGCGAGGTCGTGAACCGGTCGTAGTCGGCGATTAGCCGCTCATGTACCTGAAAGACATCCATTTATAGACAGAAGTCCCTTTTTTCGAACTGTGCCGGAAATGACCGTTTCCGCATGCCGAAGGCGACCTCTTTACGGCTGCGCTGGAGGAATCTCCGATTTAATCATCTAACACCGGAAAATTGAACGGTGAATTTGCCGCGACTTCGGAACGGCATGACACAGGGCGACCACACGTCCGTTCATCGCGCTCCCCGCGACGGCTCCTATGAGCGGACCGAAAGCCGCCCCATCACCGCGAGCACCGCCACCGGCGTCGCCGAGCCAAGCGATCCGGAGAACCCGAAGGAACAGCGCCACCCGACTCTCCGCCCTACCGGGCAGCCCATCCGGCAACCGGCCCGATCCGGGCGGACACTGAAGTCCTTGCATCGTTCCCATGCCGGATCTTCCCAGCGGTAAACCCATATATCTTCTGATGCGTCCGTTAACTTAAGCGTCACATGCCGCAATAACCACATGGATGCCGCCAATGGGGCGTTATGTCGGGTTTGTCGATCAATGCCCATATTCATTAACGAGAGAGTGGTGATTGTCCGTGATGGATCACGAGCTCACCGTCGAGCTGCGTGAACTCGCCGCCGATCCCCGCCTGGCGGCCCGTAAAGATGAATTGCGTGACCTCGCGAACGCGATCACCGACTCCGACAAGGCTGAACGCTGGTGTGAGATCGACCTGTTCGCCGCTTTCTCAGCCGAGGACACCATCATCCCGGACAGTGAACCCGCGGAAACGAAATGGAAGAGGATACCTCGCTGGATCCTCGTGCTTTTCAACTCCATCCTCGTCTTCGTACCGATCTTTGTCACGTGGTTGGGGTTGATGCAGGCCACGGACGCCTACGGTGAGGTTCTCCGGGCCGATGGCCCCGAGGCCGCCCAGCGGCCCTTCCTGGAGATGTGGCAGCAAGGCTTCGACGGACGGCTGACCGAGTTCTTCACATTCGACAACATCGCCTTCTACACGCTCGCCGCGATCGGCGTCCTCATCTTCTGGACCATCTTCGAGAACGTCATGCGGAACAGCGCGGAGCAGAAGGAGGACACCTCCGAGCACGACCTGGCGGTCCTTCGGGCTCGTCTCCGCAGGGCGTTGACCCGGGCGAGTCTGCTGCTCGGCCAGGTCCGGCTCTCCTCCCCGACCCGGTTCGGGACCGAGCTGACCAGGACGATGACCGAGATCACCCTCGTCGGCGAGACGGCGCGCAAGGCGCAAACCGAACTGGTGGACGCACTGGCCCAGACGTGGAAGGCCGCGCAGCAGACCACCGAGACGCTGACCGGCAGCGCGATCGACGTGCGGGAGGCCATCGCGACCCTCGGTCACCACCTGGCGAAAATCGACATCGCCCACGACGACATGACCGCGGCGGTGGAACAGATCTCAGCCATGATCGACACTGTCGGGTCCACGACCGGACAAGCGGTCACGAGTGTCGGCGACCAGCTGTCGACAGCCATCTCACAGACCACCCTCGACATGCGGCGCGCGTTCAACGAGGACCTCGCACGGTCCATGACGTCTCTGCAGGGCACCGTCTCCGCCCTGGACACCCGCGTCGGCGAGCTGACCGGCACGACGGCGAACATCGGCCGCGCCGTGGACCGCGCGACGGACTCGATCCACCTGATCGGCTCAGCCACCGAGAGTGCCTTCCAATCCGCCATCTCCGGCCTGGACAGCCAGGTCGGAGAACTGGTCGGCGCGACAGCGAGTATCGGGCACACCATCGACCGCACGACCGTCTCGCTCGACTCCGTCGGCTCGTCGACGGAGAAGGCCGTCGGCCTCATCGGCGGGCAGATCATCGACTCCCTCACCGTCACAGCCGCGGAGTTCCGCCGGGTCTTCGGAGATACCAGCACGGAGATTCGCGAGGCCCTCGGCGACTGGTCGAGCACCGCCGACGCGCATGCCTCCCGGATCGAGATGGTCTCCGACACCTCGGGGAGGACGATCACCCTCCTACAGGAGACGCGCCACACGCTTGACCGGCTCCCGGGCGCGGTCGCGGAGGTTCTGGCCGACCTGCCGGCGAAGGTGAAGGAGCTCTCCGACGGAGAGTTCACCGAACTGAAGGACGCGATCGTCGAGTTGCGGACCGCGGTGGACCGTGCGGCCGACGTCCTCGGCCCCGTCGCCTCCGGCGTCGGTATGGACCGCCGCCAGGGATCACTGTGGTGAGGACCAGGCGAAGGCCCTCCACCCCGATCCTGCTGGCCGGCTGGCTCTTCGCCGACCTGCTGCTCGGTCTTACGATCATCATGCTCGGCGCCCAGGCTCCGCCTCCCGCGCCGGCCCAGCCGCTGGCGGGAGAGAGCACGGGGGCACCCACCCCGACTCCGTCACCTTGCGCGACCCGCATCGGAGGCGTCCGGGCGAAACCCGTCAAAGTCTCGTTCCGGGTCAGTCCGAGCGCCGATGACAGCGCGCTGGCCGTGCAGGTGAAGAGGAAACTTCTCCGGTACAAGAAGCATCTGGCCGGTCGGCACGCCGGCATGGTCCTGACCTTCGGTGCCGACGGTGGTTCCGGAGAAGGCGTCCGTCTCGCCACGCGGGTCAACACCGCCCTCGGCAAGGCCTACCCGAAGATCTTCGGGACGGCCGCGACCCGGAACTTCCACGATCTCTCCGCCCCCAGCGGGTCGATCTCCATGGAGATCTACTTCGTTTCGGACGGCTGCGCCCCTACTCCCAAGAACTGACGATCACCTGATGAGTGAGCAGGTACTCCCCCAGTTGCCCCTCCGTACGGCGATCTGCACCCGGAGAGTCTGAATTGACCTTCGTAGCGCACCCACTCGACCAGCGGCGGGCCTCACTGTCTCTGGAGCCCGAACCCCTGGGCGAGGGTGGCCAGGGGACGGTCACCCGGGTGACAGGCCCCGGTCGGCTCGTCTACAAGGAGTACACACCGCAGGCCGGGGCGGTGAACGACAGAGCCCTCGCCGATCTCGTGAACTTCGGTGACAACCTCCCGCCCACCGAACGGCATCTGTTGCTCGGCGTCTGTGCGTGGCCGGTGGCACGTGTCCGTGACGGAGACCGGATCACCGGATTCCTCATGCATGAGATTCCCGCCGAGTTCCTCCGTGACATCGGCGGCGCGTCCGCGCCGGTCGAGGCGCGCTACCTGCTGTTCCAGCCCGACCGGGCCTGGCAGGACCCGCGTCAGCCGGACATCGCAGGCCGTACCGGGATCGCTCTGGCCGCCGCCCGGCTGGTCGACCTGCTGCACGGCCACGGGTTCGTGCTCGGTGACCTCTCCTCCCGCAACCTGCTGTGGCAGCCGGCTCCGCCGTACAAGATATTCGTTCTCGACTGCGACGACTTCCGCCGTCACGGCGGTGAGCCCGTGCTGGGGCAAGCCCATACTCCCGGCTGGGACGACCCTCTCCAGCCGTCCACCGGCCCTGATCTGGACACCGACCGCTACAAGCTCGCGCTGCTCATGGGCCGCGTGCTGGCTTGTGACGCACATGTTCGCCCCGGCAAGGAGTTGACGCTGCTTCCCGGTCTGGAGCCGCGGACGGCGCACGCGGTCGCCGACCTGTTCGCACGCGCGGCGGGTCCGCGTGGTTCTCGCCCGATCGCGAGGGAATGGGTTCAGGCGATCCTCGGCCACAGGCGGATCATCGTGAGCCGGCCCCCGCTCCGGCAGGTCTCCGAGCCGGCCGAGCACGCCGAGACGCACCGTCCCGATTCCGAATGGATCAGCCCGCCGATCGGTTCATCGGTGAACCCCCCGTCGCCGGAAACACCGTCACGCGCCTCCCGAACCTCCGTGCCGATCTCGCAACAGCCACCGCCGAGGTCCGTACCAACCTCCCGGCCCTCACCGATATCCGCACAGGTCTCCCAGCCACCGCTGGGATCTGTGCCACAGGCTCCGCCGCCCGTCCCGCGTGAGAGCGTCCCGGTCACCATGCCGACGACGACCGGGCCGAGCGTTCCCGACCGTCCCGTGACGCTCGGCGAACGGGTGACCGCGTCCGACGCGTTCGCCGAGCAGCGGCGGATCTCCCGCAGTGCGATCTCCGACGAGCAGGTCACCGCGCTGATCAATGGTCTGGACGCTCGTGATGGCCGTCTCTCCGTGACGGAGGCGGGGGCACTGATCAACGAACCGGTAGAGCGGACGGGCCTGCTGATGGGTGCGGCGAAGCGCCTGCTCAACGTCGACGGATATGACGTCCTCACTCTCAAGGACGGCGACCAGACCGTCGACCTGAACCTGCGGCTCCTGATGGAACAGTTTTTCGACGAGGAGGTTGAGCCATGAGGCACAAGGTCAGCCGGGCGAGACGACAGCAGATCATCGCCGCTCTGGGGCGCGGTACCGTCCCGCAGAACGGCCTCGATCTCTTCGCCGTCGGCATGGAAGGGTTCGAGAAAGTCCTCGACGAGGAACTCGCCGTCGCGGCGAGCGGTCGCGGTGGTTTCAAGGCGATCCGCGGCGAGTACGGCTCCGGCAAGACCTTCTTCGCACGGTGGCTCGCAGAACGGGCCAAGCGGATGCGGATGGCTACCAGCGAGATCCAGATCTCCGACACCCAGACGCCCCTGCACAAGCTGGAGACCGTCTACCGTGCCCTGATCGGCGGGCTCTCCACGGCCAGCAGCCCGCCGAGCGCGCTACGGGAGATCGTCGACAGCTGGCTCCTCACCCTTGAGGACGATGTGAGCGCCGCGGCGGGAATCGCCAAGGACAACCGGCGGGCGATGGTGCCGGCGGTCGACGAGCTCATCGAGTCCCGGCTCGCCGAGGCGGCCCAGACCGCTCCCGCCTTCGCCACCGCGTTGCGCTTCTACCGCCGGGCCAGACTCGCCGGAGACCAGGCCATCGCGGACGGGTTGCTGGCGTGGGTGGGCGGGGAACCGAACGTGGCGGCGGCTGTTCTCCGCTACGCGAACATCAAGGGGAAGCTGGACTCGGGGAACGCGCTGGGCTTCCTGCAGGGCCTGCTGGTGGTGCTGCGGGACTGCGGTCACCCCGGGCTGCTCGTCGTGCTCGATGAGATCGAGACGTTGCAGCGTATGCGCAGCGACATCCGGGAGCGGAGCCTCAACACGCTCCGGCAGCTCATCGATGAGATCGACAAGGGCCGGTTCCCGGGGCTCTATCTCGTCATCACCGGAACCCCCGCGTTCTACGACGGGCAGCAGGGCGTGCAGCGGCTCACCCCACTCGCCCAACGGCTGGCCACTGACTTCGACACCGATCCCCGGTTCGACACGGCCCGCGCGGTGCAGATCCGTCTTACCGGTTTCGACACGGACAAGCTCGTCCAGCTCGGCTGTGCCGTACGCGACCTCTACGCCGGGGGGAACCCCGCCGAGGCACGGATCAGATCGCTGGTCGATGACGGCTACATCAAGGACCTGTCCGCAACCGTCGCGGGCCGGTTGGGAGTCGGTACGGCTCCCCGGACATTCCTGCGGAAACTCGTCGCGGACGTGCTGCACCGCGTGGCCGACCATGAGGATTTCGATCCCCGCAGGCACTACCGGCTGACCATCTCCGACACCGAACTGAACGACGACGAGCGCAACGCGGCGCGTGGCACGGCACGCAGAACGGCGGGCGATACGGCGCGTGGCACTGCAGGCGGCACGGCACACGGTGCACACCGAACTTTGTCGGCGGACGAGGTGGAACTCGACCTGACGTGACGTCACTGCATCCGACGCTGGCCTACCACGTCACCAACACCCTCGGCTGGCCTGAGCTGAGAACACTGCAGGCCGAGGCTCTCTCTCCGATCAAGAACGGGGATGACGCCCTCCTGGTCGCCCCGACCGCCGGCGGCAAGACCGAAGCGGTGGTCTTCCCGCTGCTCTCCTCGATGGAGGAGCAGCGATGGTCAGGCCTGTCGGTTCTGTACGTCTGTCCGCTGAAGGCGCTCCTCAACAATTTGCTCCCACGCCTGCAGATGTACGCAACCTGGCTGGGCAGGCGGGTGGAGCTCTGGCACGGCGACGTCTCCGGTTCGCGGCGGCGGTCAATCCTGCGTGACCCGCCGGACGTGTTGCTGACCACTCCGGAATCGCTTGAGGCGATGCTCATCGGGACCCGGGTGGACCACCGGCGCCTCATGCGGGACCTGCGGACGGTGGTGGTGGACGAGGTGCACGCCTTCGCCAAGGACGACCGGGGCTGGCACCTGCTGTGCGTCCTGGAACGGCTCACCCGCCTGGCGGAACGCCCTCTTCAGCGGATCGGGCTCTCCGCCACGGTCGGCAACCCCGGCGATCTGCTCTCCTGGCTCCAGGGGTCCGGCATGGGGACACGCCCCGCACAGGTGATCGCTCCCGAGGCGGTCATCGGCTCCGATCCTCCTGACATCGAGCTGGACTACGTCGGCTCCACGGCGAACGCGGCCCGCGTCATCGCCGCGCTGCACCAGGGTGAGAAACGGCTGGTCTTCTGTGACTCCCGGCGCATGGTCGAGGAACTGGGAGAGATGCTCCGCGGCCACGGCGTGAACACCTTCCTGTCCCATGCCTCTCTCTCCGCCGACGAACGCCGTCGTGCCGAGGAAGCCTTCGCCCAAGCCCGTGACTGCGTCATCGTCTCCACGTCCACTCTGGA comes from Streptosporangium roseum DSM 43021 and encodes:
- a CDS encoding DEAD/DEAH box helicase; this translates as MDVFQVHERLIADYDRFTTSLVHVRDDRIARHLEDEREARVRWPHPWVSLNPSFAGGGTVSELVGAGLLHPMCERLFRIKTDGNDPGDRSLSLHRHQREAVEAARDGGSYVLTTGTGSGKSLAYMVPIVDSVLRDPDPGRVKAIVVYPMNALANSQLHELERFLEWGLPKDARPVSFDRYTGQESEEKRNRILARKPDILLTNYVMLEYLLTRPDERRDLIGAAQGLRFLVLDELHTYRGRQGADVALLVRRLRDACDTPDLQCVGTSATMATTKTFAEAQTVVAEVATRLFGTDVSPDRVIGETLIRATSDKAPTSAELVISMAKAGSGRSYAELADDALAIWIESEFGLEAEPGSDRLVRRRPEKVAETAKALTDVTGRPEVECAGAIERLLQEGARAPHPETGRPLFAFRLHQFLSKGDTTYVSLEPEAERHITSQYQVSVPGQREKILLPLAFCRECGQDYLVVAREKGERYSARQEANVPGGDTVNGYLYISTEHPWPVDPVGEGRLPDSWLEPAADGRTQVRPSLSDRLPREVWLGPGGSEVPAGEGIHAWYVPSPFRFCLRCRVSYEQSRGRDFAKLATFATEGRSSAVSIISASIVRSLREQNEKGRLDDEARKLLTFVDNRQDASLQAGHLNDFVQVTQLRGALYRAARAAGEEGLRHDEVAQRVAKVMNLPLEAFARNPEVKFGQKEAVLKAFRGVLSYLIYLDLERGWRITMPNLEQTGLLRFDYVALDEIAADTEHWERTHPALRTDEPAHRAELARLVLDEMRRALAVDVDELTPEGFERIQKQSDQNLTGAWALAEGGNRDSARTVFARSGRPGESRDRVNFTGRSGLGSYLRRAGMFPNYGHRLTVDDAQEIIVDLLWVLEKYGLLTEVQEGRDGTKGYRLRSSELIWRAGDGTTGAPDPIRKTVDPEVGTRVSTFFRDLYAEVASGLAGIHAAEHTAQVRAEDRQERERLFRDGELPLLYCSPTMELGVDIATLNSVAMRNVPPTPANYAQRSGRAGRSGQPALITTYCSTGSSHDQYYFRRSRLMVAGSVQPPRLDLTNEDLILSHVHAIWLAETGAQLHSQMADVIDISRLDRLPLHEHIRIQLADDSARRRAVPRARRMLDTIAKTERLDRTTWWDEGWVERKVLGAAEKFDAACGRWRDLYRAAIAEQAEQNRRVLDHASTPQARQRAQGRRLQAENQIRLLKNEDTEQQFSDFYTYRYFASEGFLPGYSFPRLPLAAYIPGRKQRGSYVQRPRFIAIGEFGPGALIYHEGQRYQVASIQVPAGESGEVATAEARICGACRYWHAREAGVDRCEECGAELGGSLGGLMHLQTVHTIRRERISSDEEERRRAGFELLTSYRFSTHGTRSGRMQADVVRDGRSLAELVYGDTATVRVINRGNKGRRNRNDVGFWLDPVRGRWLSESKASERTPEDQGLTSAEDAQRVLKVVPFVEDSKNICVVRLSDQVSETEATTLRYALERGIEAEFQLEDAELTSEALPDPLRRARMLFIESAEGGAGVLRRLHDEHDALQRVARRALKIIHVDPDTGEDYGRAPGARERCERGCYDCLLSYANQLWHEQIDRLAVVERLRELASAVTKPTGGHTSAEEHMGSLRDSSGSELERRFVEFLREGDYRLPDGAQEILADARAKPDFVYRTQAGNVAVFVDGPHHDAAHVNERDMQAEDRLMDLGWLVIRFRYDEEWDEIVRSYPSVFGTGRATR
- the brxD gene encoding BREX system ATP-binding protein BrxD, producing MRHKVSRARRQQIIAALGRGTVPQNGLDLFAVGMEGFEKVLDEELAVAASGRGGFKAIRGEYGSGKTFFARWLAERAKRMRMATSEIQISDTQTPLHKLETVYRALIGGLSTASSPPSALREIVDSWLLTLEDDVSAAAGIAKDNRRAMVPAVDELIESRLAEAAQTAPAFATALRFYRRARLAGDQAIADGLLAWVGGEPNVAAAVLRYANIKGKLDSGNALGFLQGLLVVLRDCGHPGLLVVLDEIETLQRMRSDIRERSLNTLRQLIDEIDKGRFPGLYLVITGTPAFYDGQQGVQRLTPLAQRLATDFDTDPRFDTARAVQIRLTGFDTDKLVQLGCAVRDLYAGGNPAEARIRSLVDDGYIKDLSATVAGRLGVGTAPRTFLRKLVADVLHRVADHEDFDPRRHYRLTISDTELNDDERNAARGTARRTAGDTARGTAGGTAHGAHRTLSADEVELDLT